Proteins from a single region of Lelliottia sp. JS-SCA-14:
- a CDS encoding helix-turn-helix transcriptional regulator — translation MTTTSTFSFAHRPLVPFAHDYQNGDSEPWHQHDCAQLLHSLSGVVRVDTAAGCWVVPPGRGVWLPAGTPHAIRITGNVAARTLFIDPLARADLPASCQIVQISPLLRELIVSAFDLPESYSPGSRHERIYELILDEIRLMPVLPFCLPEPGTDVLRQLCQQIRSAPENHWSSAQAASLTSMSERTLNRHFQQQTGLSFGEWTRRARLLEALVRLAQGQPVLRVALDLGYGSHSAFTAMFRRVMGISPSDYFRNA, via the coding sequence ATGACCACAACCTCAACGTTCTCCTTTGCCCATCGCCCGCTGGTTCCTTTCGCCCATGATTATCAAAATGGCGACAGCGAGCCCTGGCACCAGCACGACTGCGCCCAGCTGCTGCACAGCCTGAGCGGCGTGGTGCGCGTTGATACGGCGGCCGGATGTTGGGTCGTGCCACCCGGGCGCGGCGTCTGGCTGCCCGCCGGGACGCCGCACGCGATACGCATCACCGGCAACGTTGCGGCACGAACGCTGTTTATCGATCCCCTGGCCCGCGCCGATCTGCCCGCGTCATGCCAGATCGTCCAGATCTCCCCTTTACTGCGGGAACTGATCGTCAGCGCCTTTGATCTCCCCGAATCGTATTCCCCCGGCAGTCGCCATGAGCGCATCTATGAGCTGATCCTTGATGAAATCCGCCTGATGCCGGTACTGCCATTCTGCTTGCCTGAACCGGGAACGGACGTGCTGCGCCAGCTGTGTCAGCAGATCCGCAGTGCGCCGGAAAATCACTGGAGCAGCGCGCAGGCCGCGAGCCTCACCAGCATGAGCGAGCGCACCCTGAACCGTCATTTTCAGCAGCAAACCGGATTAAGTTTCGGAGAATGGACGCGGCGGGCGCGCCTGCTGGAGGCGCTGGTTCGGCTGGCGCAGGGCCAGCCGGTCCTGCGCGTGGCGCTCGATCTGGGCTACGGCAGCCACAGCGCGTTCACGGCGATGTTTCGCCGGGTGATGGGGATCTCACCCAGCGACTATTTCAGGAATGCTTAG
- the luxS gene encoding S-ribosylhomocysteine lyase, producing the protein MPLLDSFTVDHTRMEAPAVRVAKTMHTPHGDTITVFDLRFCVPNKEVMPEKGIHTLEHLFAGFMRDHLNGNGVEIIDISPMGCRTGFYMSLIGQPDETRVADAWKAAMADVLKVKEQNQIPELNIYQCGTYQMHSLEEAQEIARHIIDRDVRVNSNEELALPKEKLQELHI; encoded by the coding sequence ATGCCGTTATTAGATAGCTTCACAGTCGACCACACCCGTATGGAAGCACCTGCTGTCCGTGTTGCGAAGACCATGCATACCCCGCACGGCGACACAATCACCGTATTCGACCTGCGTTTCTGCGTGCCGAACAAAGAAGTGATGCCAGAAAAAGGTATTCACACCCTGGAGCACCTGTTCGCCGGTTTCATGCGCGATCATTTGAACGGTAACGGCGTGGAAATCATCGACATCTCCCCGATGGGCTGCCGTACCGGTTTCTACATGAGCCTGATTGGTCAGCCAGATGAAACGCGCGTGGCGGATGCCTGGAAAGCGGCGATGGCCGACGTGCTGAAAGTGAAAGAGCAGAACCAGATCCCTGAGCTGAACATCTACCAGTGCGGCACTTATCAGATGCACTCTCTGGAAGAGGCGCAGGAGATCGCGCGTCACATCATCGATCGTGACGTTCGCGTGAACAGCAACGAAGAGCTGGCGCTGCCGAAAGAAAAGCTGCAGGAATTGCACATCTAG